Within the Pseudonocardia sp. HH130630-07 genome, the region TCTACGTCGACGGCAACCGCGGCTGGACCCCTGCCGAGGCCGCCAGCGCACTCGACGAGATGGCCGACCTCGGCCTGACCCTGTCCGAGGAGCTCGTTCCGGCCGACCAGGTCCTCGGACGGCGCTGGCTCACCGCCCGCACCCGAATCCCCACGGTGGCCGACGAGTCCGCCACCCGCCCCGGTGAGATCACCCGCGAGCTCCTCGACGGTGCCGCCACCATGATCAGCATCAAGACTGCGCGCACCGGGTTCACCGGCTCCCAGCGCGTCCTGCACCTGTGCGAGGGGCTGGGCACCGAGGTCGTGATGGGCAACCAGATAGACGGCCAGCTCGGCACTGCCTGCACCGTCATCTTCGGCGCCGCGCACCGCCACACCAGCAGCCGCGCCGGGGAGCTGTCGAATTACCTCGACATGGCCGACGACCTGCTCACCGAGCCGCTGCGCATCACCAGCGGCGAGCTGCGCACACCCACCGGGCCCGGCCTCGGCGTCAGCGTCGACTCGGACAAACTCGCCCATTACCGCACCGATACCTGAACACCACCTACCACCACACCTGGGAGACGCCGATGGCCACCGTTACCGAGACTGCCACGGCCGCCGGTTCCGGCGCCAACGCCACCTTCGCGAAGAAGGAACGGACCACCGGCACCGTCGACCCGGCCCGGGTGTCCGCGATCGCCACCGACGCCCTCGCCGCGCTGCATGAGGTCATCCGCCGGCACGAAGTCGGCTACGCCGAGTACGACGCCCTCAAAGCATGGATGATCCCGGTCGGCGCCGACGGCGAGTGGCCAATGTTCCTCGACGTGTTCGTTGAGCACGTCGTCGAGGAGGTCGCCCACGCCGACCGCAAGGGCGCCGTCGGCACCATCGAGGGCCCCTACTACGTGCCGGGCGCCCCCGAGTCCCACGGCGAGACCACGATGTCGATGCGGGAGGACGAGAGAGGCACACCGCTGCTGTTCCAGGGCACCGTCACCGACCTCGACGGCGGCCCGGTCGCCGGCGCGAAGGTGGACCTCTGGCACGCCGACGACGCCGGCTACTACCCCCAGTTCGCCCACGGCATCCCCGAGTGGAACCTGCGTGCGGTCGTCACCACCGGCGCCGACGGCCACTTCGCCTTCCACACCGTGCAGCCCGCCCACCTGCACCTCAAGGTCAGCGCACTGGGGAAGGCCTCGGTCACCACGCAGCTCTACTTCGACGGCGGTGACTATGTCGCCGACGACGTCGCGCAGGCCGTCAAGCCCGAGCTCGTCCTACGTCCCACGCCGGTCACCGACGGCTCCGGCGACGAGGTCACTTACGACTTCGCGCTGGATCCCGCCTGATGGCCCGCTTCGCCGTCCGGATGGAGGTCGACCTCCCCCCCGGCATAGACGCCGACGCCCGCGCCGACCTACTCGCCCGGGAGAAGGCATGGTCGCAGCAGTGGCAGCGCTCCGGGGAGTGGCTAAGCATCTGGCGCTGCGTCGGGGAGTACGCCAACCTCTCGATCTTCGACGTCCGGGACAACGAGCAGCTCCACGAGATCCTGTGGGGGCTGCCGCTGTTCCCGTACATGACGATCACGGTGACGCCGCTGGCGACGCACCCGTCCGACCTTGGGTGCCGGTAAGGAACGTGTCACCAGGGGCAAAGTAGTCGGCTGTAGCGGCGGGACTGCGGTGGAGATCGACCAGGTTGCGGTAGCGCGAGCCGCGCAGCGCCTGGCGAGGCCTATGGCCTCGGCGTCGATGCGTAGCCAGATCCGTTCTACCGGGACGCTCCCGAGCCTCTGGCCCGGGCGGGCTCGGGGGTCCCCGCACTGGCCGGGCGGATGGCGAGGGCGAGGGCGGCCCCGGCGACGGCCGCCGCGGCGAGTACCCCGAACAGCGTCGCGGTCCCGAGACCGGCGGCCACGAGCAGCCCGACGGCGGCCGGCCCGGCGATGGTACCGACGCGCCCGACGCCGGTGCACCAGGCGGTGCCCGCGCTGCGCACCCGGGCCGGGAACGTCGCCGCCGCCAGCCCGATCACCAGGATCTGGGTGCCGGTGGTCCCGAGCCCGACCACCGCGACCAGGGGCAGCAGCACCGGGGCGTCGGGCTGCAGCCCCACGACGGCCAGCGCGAGTGCCCCCACCGCGAAGCCGGCCGCGACGACGCGGCGCGGGCCGTACCGTTCCGCCAGCGGCGCGGCGCCGAGCGCACCCGCGATCGCGCCGCCGTTGAGCAGCAGCAGCGACAGCAGCGCGGCCCGGTCGTCGAACCCGGCCCGGCCCAGCAGCGCGGGCAGCCACGTCCCCAGCGCGAAGATCAGCAGCAGGCCGGTCGCGCTGACCAGGCCGAGCAGCACGGCCGCCGCGGCGGCGCCCCCGCCGAACAGCCCGGTGAACCCCGTCCCCCCGGCCGGGGTGCCGTCCCCGTCCGCGGCGTCGGCACCGGGTGGGGACCCTCCGTCGCGGGCCGCCCGCCACACCGGGGACTCGGGCAGCCGGGCCACGGCCAGCGGCAGCAGAGTGACCAGCGGCAGCGCCCCGATCGCGAACAGGCCGCGCCAGCCGAGGTGCTCCAGCAGCACGAGCGTCGCGAGGGTGCCGGCGACGCTGCCCAGCGGGATGCCGCAGTAGGCCAGCGTCGTGTGCAGCTGGCGGCGCCCGGGTGGCGTGGTCTCCGCGACCAGCGCCCCGGTGACGGCGACGACGATGCCGATCCCGATCCCGGTGACGAGCCGCCAGGTCCCGAACGAGGCCACCGTCGATGTCGTCGCCGTCACCGCCATCCCGATGGAGAACCAGGCGTACCCGGCGAGCAGCACCGGGCGCCGTCCCCAGCGGTCGGCCGCCGCGCCGGCGGCGAGCGCCCCGACGAGCACCCCGGTCAGCGACCACGCGGCGACGGCACCCGCGCCGGCCGGGTCGAGCGGGCCCAGCTCACCGGAGCGTAGGAGCACCGGCACGAGCGCGCCGTAGACGACGAGGTCGTAGCCGTCGAACACCAGACCGGTGGTGCCGAGCGCGAGCGTCCACCCGGGCCCGGCGCGCCGCGCGCTCACGCCGCCCCGAAGCGGACGGGCAGCGCGCCCAGGTTGAGGTGGCGGCCGTTGGCGTAGAACCGGTCGACCGGCCCGGTGAGCGTCATCGGCGGGGCCGCGACGATCTCGTCGAGGACGGCGACGAGCTGGCGGCGGCCCAGCTGGGCGCCCAGGCAGTAGTGGATGCCCTGGCCGAGCGACAGGTGCGCCGCCGCGCCGCGGTCGAGCCGGAACCGGTCGGGCTCGATGAACCGGTCGGGGTCGCGGTTGGCGGCGCCGACGGCGAGCACCACCCGCGCCCCGGCGGGCAGCTCGACCCCGGCCACGTCGACGGCGCGGGTGGTGACCCGGCTGCCGTGGTCGACCGGGGTGTCCAGGCGCAGCGTCTCGTCGACGGCGGCCCCGCGCAGCGCCGGGTCCGCGGCGAGCCGGGCGTGCAGGTCGTGGTCGCGGGCCAGGCGCAGCAGCAGGTGCCCGGCGGTGTTCATCGTCGTCTCGTGCCCGGCGATGGCGAACGCGACCAGCATGACCCGGAGGTCCTCGTCGGGCAGGGGGTGGCCGTCGACGCGCTCGCGGACCAGGGCGGCGAGGTAGCTGCCGTCGTCGTCGCGGCGTGCGCGGGCGATCTCGCCGTCGAGCAGGGCGGCGAACGCGGGCCAGAACCCGCCGCCGCGGGCCATCGTCGCCCAGGTGGTGCGGGTGAGCTGCAGGATGTCGGCGCGGGCCCGGGCGGAGAACCCGATGGTCTCGGCCAGCACCGCCAGCGGCAGGGTCGTGGTCAGCTCCGCGACGAGGTCGGCGCCACCGCGGGCGACCAGCGGCCGGACCGTGTCCGCCGCGAGCCCGGCGATCCGCGGTGCGACGGCGCGGACCGCGGAGGCCGCGAGCGCCGGGCGCATGAGCGCGCGGAACGCGGTGTGCTCGGGCGGGTCGTACTCCAGCGGCGCGAACCGCGGCTGGTCGGTGGCCCGGGGGAAGAACACGCCGTGGGCGGAGGAGAACGTCTCGTGGTCGCGCAGCGCGTCGAGGACGTGCGGGTAGCGGGCCAGCACCCACATGCCGCCGTGGGCCGCGGTGCGGACCGGCCCACCGGCGGCGCGCAGCCGGTCGTGCACCGCGCGGGCGACGTCCGGGGTGAACGCGGGGTCGTGGTGGTCGAACCGGTCGGTGAGGCGGGCGACGACGCCGTCGTCGTCGGTGCCGGTCGTGCCGGTCGCGGTGCTCCCCGCGCTCATGCGGTCCGCTCCGCGACGACGGCGGTCCAGGAGTACCCGCCGCCGCCGTTGAAGACCGCGGCGACCTCGCCGGGGGCGAGCATCGGGTGCAGGTCGGCGAGGTTCGCGAGCAGGTCCCCGGCACCGAGGTGGCCGGTGCGGCCGCCCAGGTCGACGACCTCGGCGGGGGTGATACCGGCGAAGACGGGCTGGTAGATCTCGAACGCGAGCCGGCCGACCCGGGGCAGTGCGAGGTACCGCACCCGTGCGGGGTCGACGCCGGCGCGGCGCAGCGCGGTGGTGACGACCTCGCGCGCCCGGTCGGAGGCGGTCGCGGTGAACGCCTCGCGGGAGTGCCGGGCGAAGAACGCCTTCTTGGTGCGGGCGAGGTCGATCGTCGGGCCCTGCTCCTGGCGGGCGGTGCCGAACGGGTCGTCGCCGCGGTGCATGCCCTCCAGCTCGGGGGCCGAGGCGCTCGCGACGCCGCGGACCAGCCACGCATCGCCCGGAGCCGGGTCCGCGGCGAGGAGCATCGCGGTGCCGGCGTCGGCGTGGACGAGCCCGCGGTCCGACCGCCACCGGTCGAACCCGGGCGGGCAGAACCGGTCGCCGGTGGTGACGAGCACCGTCGAGCCGGGGTCGAGCGCGAGCCGGCCCGCGGCCAGCTCCAGCGCGGCCGCACCGCCGTTGGACAGCTGCCGGACGCCGACCGGCAGCGCGGCCCGGGCGCCGACCCGGTCGGCGACGAAGTGCGGCGGCGACCAGAGGTCGTGGCCCTGGTAGGTGGTCCAGGCGTGCAGCAGCGTCCCGATCCGGGCCGGGTCGGCCCCGGCCGCGTCGAGGACCCGGCGGGCGGCGTGCGCAGCCAGGACCGGGCCGGGCAGCTCGGGTCCGGCGACGGGGACCGAGACGTAACCGGAGCGCTGCGCCTCGGCCTCGCCGATCCGGCCGTCGGCCAGCGCGTCGGCGAGGGTCTCGCGGGTGTCGGGCAGCCAGGTGCCGACCGCGCGGACGGCGATCATGCCGGGGCCTCCTGCCGGTCGGTGGGGCGGTCGGTGCGGTGCGGCGGGAAGACCAGGTCGAGGGGGTCGGTGCCGTCGGGGAGGTGCTCGTCGACGGCCCAGCGGACGAGCCGGCGGACGGGTTCGAACCCGTCCTGGGGCAGGGCCGGGTGGACGCTGACGGCGGCGCCGAGGTCGACGGTGCGCTGCACCCCGGCGCGGGGCAGCACCGCGCGCAGCGCGCGGCGCAGCGACGGCGGGTGGACGCCGACGGTCTGGGTACCGGCGTCGAGGAACCGGACGGCGTCGGCGGGGGAGTCGACCGGGACGATGTTCGCGACGCGGCCGGTGAGGGTGTCGGCGAACTCCACCGGTTCGTCGAGGTGGGAGACGATCACCGCGCCGGTCCCGTCGCCGTCGCCGATCACGGTGTGGAAGCCGCCGCCGGTGCGCAGCGCCCGCAGCCGGGCGCGCAGCTGCGGGTCGGGCCGCGCGGCGGCGGTGGACACCTGCGGGGGCAGGGTCTGCAGGGCGGCGTGCACGCGGCGGCCGAGGTCCTCGGCGGCGGCGACGCCGTCGGGGCCGGTGCCGCAGGCGGCGTAGACGACCCGGGCGTTGACGCAGCCGACCTGGTTGAACGCGCCGACGTCGAGGGCGAGGCGGTGCGCGACGTCGTCGACGACGGCCGGGTCGAACGACTCCGGCCCTAGCACGGTCGCGCTGTTCTTCGGGTCGAAGGTGACCAGCTCCAGCCCCGGCCCGAGGTAGCCCAGCGCGTGGCGCACCGAGCCGGTGCCGCCCCAGGCGACGATCCGGTCGGCGACGGCCGGGTCGTACAGCCGGGCCTCCACCCCGGCGTCGCCGCCCTTCCAGTAGGCGACCGACACC harbors:
- a CDS encoding dioxygenase family protein produces the protein MATVTETATAAGSGANATFAKKERTTGTVDPARVSAIATDALAALHEVIRRHEVGYAEYDALKAWMIPVGADGEWPMFLDVFVEHVVEEVAHADRKGAVGTIEGPYYVPGAPESHGETTMSMREDERGTPLLFQGTVTDLDGGPVAGAKVDLWHADDAGYYPQFAHGIPEWNLRAVVTTGADGHFAFHTVQPAHLHLKVSALGKASVTTQLYFDGGDYVADDVAQAVKPELVLRPTPVTDGSGDEVTYDFALDPA
- a CDS encoding muconolactone Delta-isomerase family protein, coding for MARFAVRMEVDLPPGIDADARADLLAREKAWSQQWQRSGEWLSIWRCVGEYANLSIFDVRDNEQLHEILWGLPLFPYMTITVTPLATHPSDLGCR
- a CDS encoding MFS transporter, with translation MSARRAGPGWTLALGTTGLVFDGYDLVVYGALVPVLLRSGELGPLDPAGAGAVAAWSLTGVLVGALAAGAAADRWGRRPVLLAGYAWFSIGMAVTATTSTVASFGTWRLVTGIGIGIVVAVTGALVAETTPPGRRQLHTTLAYCGIPLGSVAGTLATLVLLEHLGWRGLFAIGALPLVTLLPLAVARLPESPVWRAARDGGSPPGADAADGDGTPAGGTGFTGLFGGGAAAAAVLLGLVSATGLLLIFALGTWLPALLGRAGFDDRAALLSLLLLNGGAIAGALGAAPLAERYGPRRVVAAGFAVGALALAVVGLQPDAPVLLPLVAVVGLGTTGTQILVIGLAAATFPARVRSAGTAWCTGVGRVGTIAGPAAVGLLVAAGLGTATLFGVLAAAAVAGAALALAIRPASAGTPEPARARGSGASR
- a CDS encoding cytochrome P450 yields the protein MSAGSTATGTTGTDDDGVVARLTDRFDHHDPAFTPDVARAVHDRLRAAGGPVRTAAHGGMWVLARYPHVLDALRDHETFSSAHGVFFPRATDQPRFAPLEYDPPEHTAFRALMRPALAASAVRAVAPRIAGLAADTVRPLVARGGADLVAELTTTLPLAVLAETIGFSARARADILQLTRTTWATMARGGGFWPAFAALLDGEIARARRDDDGSYLAALVRERVDGHPLPDEDLRVMLVAFAIAGHETTMNTAGHLLLRLARDHDLHARLAADPALRGAAVDETLRLDTPVDHGSRVTTRAVDVAGVELPAGARVVLAVGAANRDPDRFIEPDRFRLDRGAAAHLSLGQGIHYCLGAQLGRRQLVAVLDEIVAAPPMTLTGPVDRFYANGRHLNLGALPVRFGAA
- a CDS encoding acyl-CoA reductase → MSALRLPAVVGGEVVEGPWVTADGRAGTGFATTDPYAVLPDLARRDARLSADLDALDLDDVVEHLVAFGRRLDPDDNPLLRDVVRHSAGLADVPPELVRSNLRLLPALFTREALTEVVDAVGREHLTGWPETRCADGRVGAVHAFGVRAVHVIAGNSPLIAAMTVARTGLTRGEAVVKTPSNDPLTMVALARTMIELDPDHPLARAVSVAYWKGGDAGVEARLYDPAVADRIVAWGGTGSVRHALGYLGPGLELVTFDPKNSATVLGPESFDPAVVDDVAHRLALDVGAFNQVGCVNARVVYAACGTGPDGVAAAEDLGRRVHAALQTLPPQVSTAAARPDPQLRARLRALRTGGGFHTVIGDGDGTGAVIVSHLDEPVEFADTLTGRVANIVPVDSPADAVRFLDAGTQTVGVHPPSLRRALRAVLPRAGVQRTVDLGAAVSVHPALPQDGFEPVRRLVRWAVDEHLPDGTDPLDLVFPPHRTDRPTDRQEAPA